A genomic stretch from Astatotilapia calliptera chromosome 4, fAstCal1.2, whole genome shotgun sequence includes:
- the LOC113020073 gene encoding prostaglandin E2 receptor EP1 subtype-like — protein MLAMQHSNSSGISALLPFSNHTAVAKEPKMEAVVTKNTTQPRNNPTAAGLTMTLGIIFNVVALIILVKAYNRFRRRTKASFLLFASSLVATDLAGHVIPGSLVLSRYSTSTEAEAGLGSGFQDNSTDQDASCLFLGGCMVFFGLCPLFLGCAMAAERCLGITSPLLHARLVTTARTKMALILIWLLALCVALLPFISLGDYTSQFPGTWCFIRVMEGTKATDLAFMILFSGLALSSLGLAFVCNTISGITLVRARLKRSCSQRYTTRSHDTEMVVQLVGIMVTSSICWSPLLIFGLISAVRSYTSSTFGDKETYKHLMMTGVRMATCNQILDPWVYILLRRAILRKIYRITKKQASFKGSTLRRWDFGSFQNSEKKKVDPKSFK, from the exons ATGCTGGCAATGCAGCACTCCAACTCCTCAGGCATTAGTGCCTTACTTCCCTTCTCTAACCACACCGCCGTGGCAAAAGAGCCTAAGATGGAGGCCGTAGTAACAAAAAACACCACCCAACCCCGAAACAACCCCACAGCTGCTGGCCTAACTATGACACTGGGCATCATTTTCAATGTGGTAGCCCTCATCATTCTTGTCAAGGCTTACAACCGTTTCCGTCGGCGGACAAAGGCGTCGTTTCTGCTCTTTGCAAGCTCCCTGGTTGCCACAGATCTGGCTGGACATGTTATCCCCGGATCCCTGGTGTTGAGTAGATACTCTACAAGCACAGAAGCAGAAGCCGGCCTGGGCTCGGGTTTTCAAGATAATTCTACAGATCAAGACGCCTCCTGCTTGTTTCTGGGGGGCTGCATGGTGTTTTTTGGCCTGTGCCCACTCTTCCTAGGCTGTGCCATGGCCGCCGAGCGCTGCCTGGGCATCACCAGTCCTTTGCTGCACGCTCGTCTGGTGACCACAGCTCGGACAAAGATGGCGCTAATACTGATCTGGCTCCTAGCTTTGTGTGTAGCACTTCTACCTTTCATCAGTCTTGGTGATTATACATCCCAGTTCCCAGGGACTTGGTGCTTTATCAGGGTGATGGAGGGCACTAAAGCCACAGATCTGGCCTTTATGATATTATTCTCTGGACTGGCTTTGAGCTCGCTGGGCCTGGCCTTTGTGTGCAACACCATCAGCGGGATCACACTGGTAAGAGCCCGGCTAAAGAGGTCCTGCTCCCAGCGGTACACGACCAGGTCTCACGACACGGAGATGGTGGTCCAGCTGGTCGGAATCATGGTCACTTCCAGCATCTGCTGGAGCCCTCTGCTG atctttgGATTGATATCAGCTGTACGGTCCTACACCAGCTCCACATTTGGTGACAAAGAGACTTACAAACATCTCATGATGACAGGTGTCCGAATGGCCACCTGCAATCAGATCCTGGACCCGTGGGTTTATATCCTGCTGAGACGTGCCATCCTCAGAAAAATCTACCGCATCACTAAAAAGCAGGCCAGCTTCAAGGGAAGCACTCTCCGGCGCTGGGATTTCGGCTCCTTTCAGaactcagagaaaaaaaaggttgatcccaaaagttttaaataa
- the LOC113021279 gene encoding interleukin enhancer-binding factor 3 homolog isoform X2, with protein sequence MPPPMRHRAMRVFMNDDRHVMAKHSAIYPTQEELESVQNMVSHTERALKAVSDWLDKQEKGTTKSDSGTETDKESEHKDQATRSLRGVMRVGLVAKGLLLKGDLDLELVLLCKDKPTISLLKKVSENLVTQLKLITEDKYVVTQQIREASIVIKNTKEPPLTLTIHLTSPLVREEIERAAAGETLSVNDPPDVLDRQKCLTALASLRHAKWFQARANGLRSCVIVIRILRDLCARVPTWAPLRGWPLELICEKAIGTGNRPMGAGEALRRVLECLASGILMADGPGISDPCEKEPTDAIGHLDQQQREDITASAQHALRLSAFGQLHKVLGMDPLPSKMPKKPRPETPIDYTVQIPPSTAYAPPMKRPIEEEEGTDDKSPNKKKKKLQKKSAEEKAEPPQAMNALMRLNQLKPGLQYKLISQTGPVHVPVFTMAVEVDGKTFEASGPSKRTAKLHVAVKVLQDMGLPTGVELKSPEPAVKADEAVVANTVEQQKPVVPPVETITAAAGAANAESTEAAETARQQGPILTKHGKNPVMELNEKRRGLKYELISETGGSHDKRFVMEVEIDGQKFQGTGSNKKVAKAYAALAALERLFPEGSAPEAAKKKKGPPMHTPGFGMMGAPGPGDVGAPRGRGRGGRGRGRGRGFNNGGGYGQGGGFGTYGYGNNANSGYSDFVSDCYGYHEFAT encoded by the exons ATG CCACCACCAATGCGCCACCGCGCCATGCGTGTCTTCATGAATGACGACCGCCATGTTATGGCAAAACACTCTGCCATCTACCCGACACAGGAAGAGCTGGAAAGTGTACAAAACATGGTGTCTCACACAGAGAGAGCACTCAAGGCCGTCTCTGACTGGCTGGATAAACAGGAAAAGGGGACGACAAAGTCTGACTCAGGCACAGAGACTGATAAAGAAAG TGAGCATAAGGATCAGGCCACCCGCTCTCTGCGTGGCGTCATGAGGGTGGGACTGGTTGCTAAAGGCCTGTTACTGAAGGGGGACCTGGACCTAGAGCTGGTGCTCCTTTGTAAGGACAAGCCTACCATCAGTCTGCTGAAGAAGGTGTCTGAGAACCTTGTTACACAGCTCAAG ttgATCACAGAAGACAAGTATGTGGTGACCCAACAGATCCGTGAAGCTAGCATCGTCATAAAGAACACCAAGGAGCCCCCTCTCACCCTCACAATTCACCTGACGTCCCCTTTGGTCCGTGAAGAGATTGAGAGGGCTGCAGCTGGAG AAACGCTTTCAGTCAACGATCCCCCGGATGTTCTGGACAGGCAGAAATGCCTAACTGCCTTGGCGTCTCTCCGCCACGCTAAGTGGTTCCAG GCTAGAGCCAATGGGCTTCGCTCCTGTGTCATTGTCATCCGGATCCTAAGGGACTTATGCGCCCGCGTCCCAACATGGGCCCCCCTTCGGGGCTGG CCATTGGAGCTGATCTGTGAGAAAGCCATTGGCACAGGGAACCGGCCCATGGGTGCAGGAGAGGCTCTGCGGAGGGTTTTAGAATGTCTGGCTTCAGGAATCCTCATGGCAG ATGGGCCTGGAATTTCCGATCCATGTGAGAAGGAGCCAACAGATGCAATTGGTCATTTGGACCAGCAGCAAAGAGAAGACATCACAGCAAGTGCACAA CATGCCTTAAGACTGTCAGCTTTTGGACAGCTTCACAAAGTGCTTGGAATGGATCCACTTCCTTCTAAGATGCCCAAGAAACCTCGACCTGAGACTCCTATCGATTACACAG TGCAAATCCCACCCAGTACAGCATATGCACCACCAATGAAGAGGCCTATCGAGGAAGAAGAGGGTACTGATGACAAGAGTcccaataaaaagaagaaaaagctgcagAAGAAAT CTGCAGAGGAGAAGGCTGAGCCTCCCCAAGCCATGAATGCCCTAATGAGGCTCAATCAGTTAAAGCCAGGACTACAGTATAAGCTGATCTCCCAGACTGGCCCAGTTCATGTTCCTGTCTTTACAATGGCTGTAGAGGTAGATGGCAAGACATTTGAGGCTTCAGGCCCATCAAAACGCACTGCCAAGCTGCACGTAGCTGTAAAG GTTTTACAGGACATGGGCCTGCCCACTGGAGTAGAACTAAAGTCTCCTGAGCCGGCAGTAAAAGCAGACGAGGCAGTAGTAGCAAACACTGTGGAACAACAGAAGCCAGTAGTGCCACCTGTCGAAACTATCACTGCTGCCGCAGGAGCAGCTAATGCAGAAAGCACTGAAGCTGCAGAG ACTGCTCGCCAGCAGGGACCAATCCTCACTAAACACGGCAAGAACCCAGTGATGGAGCTGAATGAGAAGCGTCGAGGCCTCAAGTATGAGCTCATATCAGAGACCGGCGGCAGCCACGACAAACGTTTTGTCATGGAGGTGGAGATCGATGGGCAGAAGTTCCAGGGCACAGGATCCAATAAAAAGGTGGCTAAGGCTTATGCAGCTCTGGCTGCACTGGAACGGCTCTTCCCTGAAGGCTCAGCACCCGAAgctgctaaaaagaaaaagggaccACCCATG CACACGCCAGGGTTTGGCATGATGGGAGCCCCTGGACCTGGAGATGTCGGCGCCCCCAGgggcagagggagaggagggcgAGGTCGTGGAAGAGGCAGAGGTTTCAATAATGGAGGCGGCTATGGCCAAGGAG GTGGCTTTGGAACATATGGTTATGGGAACAACGCCAACTCCGGATACA GTGACTTTGTCTCAGACTGCTATGGCTACCACGAGTTTGCGACATAG
- the LOC113021279 gene encoding interleukin enhancer-binding factor 3 homolog isoform X1 has product MPPPMRHRAMRVFMNDDRHVMAKHSAIYPTQEELESVQNMVSHTERALKAVSDWLDKQEKGTTKSDSGTETDKESEHKDQATRSLRGVMRVGLVAKGLLLKGDLDLELVLLCKDKPTISLLKKVSENLVTQLKLITEDKYVVTQQIREASIVIKNTKEPPLTLTIHLTSPLVREEIERAAAGETLSVNDPPDVLDRQKCLTALASLRHAKWFQARANGLRSCVIVIRILRDLCARVPTWAPLRGWPLELICEKAIGTGNRPMGAGEALRRVLECLASGILMADGPGISDPCEKEPTDAIGHLDQQQREDITASAQHALRLSAFGQLHKVLGMDPLPSKMPKKPRPETPIDYTVQIPPSTAYAPPMKRPIEEEEGTDDKSPNKKKKKLQKKSAEEKAEPPQAMNALMRLNQLKPGLQYKLISQTGPVHVPVFTMAVEVDGKTFEASGPSKRTAKLHVAVKVLQDMGLPTGVELKSPEPAVKADEAVVANTVEQQKPVVPPVETITAAAGAANAESTEAAETARQQGPILTKHGKNPVMELNEKRRGLKYELISETGGSHDKRFVMEVEIDGQKFQGTGSNKKVAKAYAALAALERLFPEGSAPEAAKKKKGPPMHTPGFGMMGAPGPGDVGAPRGRGRGGRGRGRGRGFNNGGGYGQGGGFGTYGYGNNANSGYNYYNNGGTNGGPGASGSSSVGPPANTALGPAQGSYGSYYQNDGAYTAASACKPLKKKPPMHKGGKASFPGPPGTNSGPAGGYQSGSGSGQGSYNQYGQGYGQGKKSFNQNQGGAGGYSYSTAYPSQVTGGAGGFNNQSGYNSQGGGGGSNQGFGSQYHNSVGYGRGDSSMNYQYR; this is encoded by the exons ATG CCACCACCAATGCGCCACCGCGCCATGCGTGTCTTCATGAATGACGACCGCCATGTTATGGCAAAACACTCTGCCATCTACCCGACACAGGAAGAGCTGGAAAGTGTACAAAACATGGTGTCTCACACAGAGAGAGCACTCAAGGCCGTCTCTGACTGGCTGGATAAACAGGAAAAGGGGACGACAAAGTCTGACTCAGGCACAGAGACTGATAAAGAAAG TGAGCATAAGGATCAGGCCACCCGCTCTCTGCGTGGCGTCATGAGGGTGGGACTGGTTGCTAAAGGCCTGTTACTGAAGGGGGACCTGGACCTAGAGCTGGTGCTCCTTTGTAAGGACAAGCCTACCATCAGTCTGCTGAAGAAGGTGTCTGAGAACCTTGTTACACAGCTCAAG ttgATCACAGAAGACAAGTATGTGGTGACCCAACAGATCCGTGAAGCTAGCATCGTCATAAAGAACACCAAGGAGCCCCCTCTCACCCTCACAATTCACCTGACGTCCCCTTTGGTCCGTGAAGAGATTGAGAGGGCTGCAGCTGGAG AAACGCTTTCAGTCAACGATCCCCCGGATGTTCTGGACAGGCAGAAATGCCTAACTGCCTTGGCGTCTCTCCGCCACGCTAAGTGGTTCCAG GCTAGAGCCAATGGGCTTCGCTCCTGTGTCATTGTCATCCGGATCCTAAGGGACTTATGCGCCCGCGTCCCAACATGGGCCCCCCTTCGGGGCTGG CCATTGGAGCTGATCTGTGAGAAAGCCATTGGCACAGGGAACCGGCCCATGGGTGCAGGAGAGGCTCTGCGGAGGGTTTTAGAATGTCTGGCTTCAGGAATCCTCATGGCAG ATGGGCCTGGAATTTCCGATCCATGTGAGAAGGAGCCAACAGATGCAATTGGTCATTTGGACCAGCAGCAAAGAGAAGACATCACAGCAAGTGCACAA CATGCCTTAAGACTGTCAGCTTTTGGACAGCTTCACAAAGTGCTTGGAATGGATCCACTTCCTTCTAAGATGCCCAAGAAACCTCGACCTGAGACTCCTATCGATTACACAG TGCAAATCCCACCCAGTACAGCATATGCACCACCAATGAAGAGGCCTATCGAGGAAGAAGAGGGTACTGATGACAAGAGTcccaataaaaagaagaaaaagctgcagAAGAAAT CTGCAGAGGAGAAGGCTGAGCCTCCCCAAGCCATGAATGCCCTAATGAGGCTCAATCAGTTAAAGCCAGGACTACAGTATAAGCTGATCTCCCAGACTGGCCCAGTTCATGTTCCTGTCTTTACAATGGCTGTAGAGGTAGATGGCAAGACATTTGAGGCTTCAGGCCCATCAAAACGCACTGCCAAGCTGCACGTAGCTGTAAAG GTTTTACAGGACATGGGCCTGCCCACTGGAGTAGAACTAAAGTCTCCTGAGCCGGCAGTAAAAGCAGACGAGGCAGTAGTAGCAAACACTGTGGAACAACAGAAGCCAGTAGTGCCACCTGTCGAAACTATCACTGCTGCCGCAGGAGCAGCTAATGCAGAAAGCACTGAAGCTGCAGAG ACTGCTCGCCAGCAGGGACCAATCCTCACTAAACACGGCAAGAACCCAGTGATGGAGCTGAATGAGAAGCGTCGAGGCCTCAAGTATGAGCTCATATCAGAGACCGGCGGCAGCCACGACAAACGTTTTGTCATGGAGGTGGAGATCGATGGGCAGAAGTTCCAGGGCACAGGATCCAATAAAAAGGTGGCTAAGGCTTATGCAGCTCTGGCTGCACTGGAACGGCTCTTCCCTGAAGGCTCAGCACCCGAAgctgctaaaaagaaaaagggaccACCCATG CACACGCCAGGGTTTGGCATGATGGGAGCCCCTGGACCTGGAGATGTCGGCGCCCCCAGgggcagagggagaggagggcgAGGTCGTGGAAGAGGCAGAGGTTTCAATAATGGAGGCGGCTATGGCCAAGGAG GTGGCTTTGGAACATATGGTTATGGGAACAACGCCAACTCCGGATACA ATTACTACAATAACGGAGGTACAAACGGAGGACCTGGGGCATCAGGCAGCTCATCGGTTGGCCCTCCAGCTAACACAGCACTGGGCCCAGCACAGGGATCCTATGGTTCATACTACCAGAACGATGGAGCCTACACTGCCGCTTCTGCCTGCAAGCCCCTGAAAAAGAAACCTCCTATGCACAAAGGAGGGAAAGCATCTTTTCCAGGTCCCCCAGGGACAAATAGTGGGCCTGCAGGGGGCTACCAGTCTGGCAGCGGCTCAGGGCAGGGCTCCTATAACCAGTATGGCCAGGGCTACGGGCAGGGAAAGAAGAGTTTCAACCAGAACCAGGGGGGAGCAGGTGGATACTCGTACAGCACTGCATACCCGAGCCAAGTGACAGGAGGAGCTGGAG GTTTCAACAACCAGTCCGGTTACAACTCAcagggaggtggaggaggtaGCAACCAGGGCTTTGGTTCTCAGTACCACAACTCGGTGGGCTACGGCAGAGGCGACAGCAGCATGAACTACCAGTACAGATAG
- the farsa gene encoding phenylalanine--tRNA ligase alpha subunit has translation MADTGVLETLLQRVEKVDDGVDSLAVATSLGVDHQVIVGAVKSLQALGDVISAELRSSKHWELTEEGTEIAEQGSHESRVFSCIPQEGLAQSELMKLPFGKIGFSKAMSSKWIRVDKAHEGGPRIFRTVESIDDQVREKLLLVQKGHSTQLEEKEKNELKKRKLLSEVTVKSYWITKGNSFSTTITKQETELTPEMIASGNWKEKKFKPYNFEAMGVAPDCGHLHPLMKVRTQFRQIFLEMGFTEMPTNNFIESSFWNFDSLFQPQQHPARDQHDTFFLSDPAHAHEFPQDYLERVKKVHSEGGYGSQGYKYDWKIEEAQKNILRTHTTAVSARMLYKLAQQEKFTPVKYFSIDRVFRNETLDATHLAEFHQIEGVVADYGLTLGDLMGVLHQFFTKLGITKLRFKPAYNPYTEPSMEVFSYHEGLKKWVEVGNSGVFRPEMLLPMGLPEDVSVIAWGLSLERPTMIKYGINNIRELVGHKVNLQMVYDSPICRLDS, from the exons ATGGCGGACACCGGTGTGTTGGAGACGCTTTTACAGCGGGTTGAGAAGGTGGACGACGGCGTGGACAGCCTGGCCGTGGCGACCAGCCTCGGGGTGGATCATCAGGTCATCGTCGGGGCCGTGAAGAGTCTCCAGGCTCTCGGTGAC GTAATCTCAGCCGAGTTGCGCTCCTCCAAGCACTGGGAGCTGACCGAGGAGGGCACCGAGATCGCCGAGCAGGGCAGCCATGAATCCCGGGTCTTTAGCTGTATCCCCCAGGAGGGCCTGGCTCAGAGCGAGCTCATG AAACTGCCATTTGGGAAGATCGGCTTCAGCAAGGCCATGTCCAGCAAGTGGATAAGAGTGGACAAGGCCCACGAGGGTGGCCCCAGGATATTCAGGACT GTGGAGAGCATAGACGACCAGGTCAGGGAGAAACTGCTTCTGGTGCAGAAAGGCCACAGTACTCagctggaagaaaaagaaaagaatgagctGAAGAAGAGAAAACTGCTCTCTGAAGT GACTGTGAAGTCTTACTGGATCACTAAGGGCAACTCCTTCAGCACCACCATCACCAAACAGGAGACGGAGCTCACCCCTGAGATGATTGCCAG TGGCAACTGGAAAGAGAAGAAATTTAAGCCCTACAACTTTGAGGCCATGGGTGTTGCCCCAGACTGCGGTCACCTACACCCGCTGATGAAGGTGCGAACGCAGTTCCGGCAGATCTTCTTGGAGATGGG TTTCACCGAGATGCCGACCAACAACTTCATAGAAAGCTCTTTCTGGAACTTTGACTCCCTCTTCCAGCCCCAGCAGCACCCAGCCAGAGACCAGCACGACACCTTCTTCCTGTCCG ACCCAGCGCACGCCCACGAGTTCCCACAGGACTACCTGGAGAGGGTGAAGAAGGTCCACTCTGAGGGAGGCTACGGTTCACAGGG GTACAAGTATGACTGGAAGATAGAGGAGGCTCAGAAGAACATCCTCCGCACTCACACTACAGCAGTCAGCGCACGCATGCTGTATAAACTGGCACAGCAG GAGAAGTTCACCCCCGTCAAGTATTTCTCCATCGATCGCGTGTTTAGGAACGAGACCCTCGATGCCACCCATCTAGCAGAGTTCCACCAGATAGAGGGCGTAGTAGCCGACTATGGACTGACTCTGGGAGACCTCATGGGTGTTCTGCATCAGTTCTTCACCAAACTAG GAATTACCAAACTACGCTTCAAGCCTGCCTACAACCcctacacagagcccagcaTGGAAGTGTTCAGCTACCATGAAG GATTAAAAAAGTGGGTGGAAGTGGGAAACTCAGGAGTGTTCAGACCAGAGATGCTGCTTCCCATGGGCCTCCCTGAGGATGTGTCTGTAATTGCCTGGGGCCTGTCTCTGGAAAG GCCCACCATGATTAAATACGGCATCAACAACATCAGAGAGCTGGTGGGACACAAGGTGAACCTACAGATGGTCTACGACAGCCCTATATGCCGCCTGGACTCCTGA